The following are from one region of the Cetobacterium somerae genome:
- a CDS encoding sugar phosphate nucleotidyltransferase codes for MIRETVNRVLPIISADKVFIATNILQAEEIKKELPDIPEENIIIEPSFKDTEAAIGYTSLIIEEKFKNLNEKIEVVVLASDHLIKNDENFRQIILKGAEEARENSTIVTLGIKPDKPETGYGYIEVNNNEVLLLDEIYRVRRFREKPNKETAEQYVMSGKYLWNSGMFIFTTDTIFKNFEVLMPEHMEIFNKIREEISKKR; via the coding sequence ATGATAAGAGAGACTGTTAATCGAGTTTTACCAATAATATCAGCAGATAAAGTTTTTATAGCAACAAATATTTTACAGGCAGAAGAAATAAAAAAAGAATTACCAGATATACCTGAAGAAAATATAATAATTGAGCCTTCTTTTAAAGATACAGAAGCAGCAATAGGTTATACTTCTTTGATAATAGAAGAAAAATTTAAAAATTTAAATGAAAAGATAGAGGTAGTTGTACTAGCTTCAGATCATCTTATAAAAAATGATGAAAATTTTAGACAAATTATTTTAAAAGGAGCAGAGGAAGCTAGAGAGAATTCAACTATTGTAACTTTAGGAATAAAACCAGATAAACCAGAAACTGGTTATGGTTATATTGAAGTTAATAATAATGAAGTGTTACTTTTAGATGAAATATATAGAGTTAGAAGATTTCGTGAAAAACCGAATAAAGAAACAGCAGAGCAATATGTAATGTCTGGAAAATATTTATGGAATTCAGGAATGTTTATTTTTACAACAGATACAATTTTTAAGAATTTTGAGGTTCTTATGCCAGAACATATGGAAATTTTTAATAAAATAAGAGAAGAGATTTCAAAAAAAAGATAG